A region of Ictidomys tridecemlineatus isolate mIctTri1 chromosome 4, mIctTri1.hap1, whole genome shotgun sequence DNA encodes the following proteins:
- the Dnajc25 gene encoding dnaJ homolog subfamily C member 25 encodes MAAPQARRWGAAAAGRRRLVLLSPLLLVPLLARPAEALVEGLYCGTRDCYAVLGVSRSASKAEIARAYRQLARRYHPDRYRPEPGDEGQSPRSAEEAFLLVATAYETLKDEETRKDYDYMLDHPEEYYSHYYHYYSRRLTPKVDVRIVILVSVCAISVFQFFSWWNSYNKAISYLATVPKYRIQATEIAKQQGLLKKAKEKGRNKKSKEEIRDEEENIIKNIIKSKIDIKGGYQKPQIRDLLLFQIILAPFHLCSYIAWYCRWIYNFNIKGKEYGEEERLYIIRKSMKMSKSQFDSLEDHQKETFLKRELWIKENYEVYKQEQEEELKKKLANDPRWKRYRRWMKNEGPGRLTFVDD; translated from the exons ATGGCAGCGCCGCAAGCTCGGCGCTGGGGAGCCGCGGCTGCCGGCCGGCGCCGGTTGGTGCTGCTGTCGCCCCTGCTGCTGGTGCCGCTTCTGGCGCGGCCCGCGGAGGCCCTGGTGGAGGGGCTCTACTGCGGCACGCGGGACTGCTACGCCGTGCTGGGCGTGAGCCGCTCGGCCAGCAAGGCGGAGATCGCGCGGGCCTACCGCCAGCTGGCCCGGCGCTATCACCCGGACCGCTACCGTCCAGAGCCCGGCGACGAGGGCCAGAGCCCGCGGAGCGCCGAGGAGGCTTTCCTGCTGGTGGCGACCGCCTACGAGACTCTCAAG GATGAAGAAACACGAAAAGATTATGACTATATGCTGGATCATCCAGAAGAATACTACAGCCATTACTACCATTACTACAGCAGACGCTTAACCCCCAAAGTGGACGTTAGGATAGTGATTTTGGTCAGTGTGTGTGCTATTTCAGTGTTTCAG TTTTTCAGCTGGTGGAATAGCTACAATAAGGCAATTAGCTACCTCGCCACAGTGCCCAAGTACCGTATCCAAGCAACTGAGATTGCAAAGCAGCAGGGACTTCTCAAGAAAGccaaagaaaaaggcagaaataaaaaGTCCAAAGAGGAAATTCGTGACGAGGAGGAGAACAtcataaagaacattataaaaagtaaaatagataTAAAGGGAGGGTACCAGAAACCCCAAATACGTGATCTTCTCCTGTTTCAAATTATCTTAGCTCCTTTTCACCTGTGCTCATATATAGCCTGGTATTGCCggtggatttataattttaacatcaAAGGCAAAGAATATGGGGAGGAAGAGAGACTGTATATCATACGTAAATCTATGAAGATGTCAAAGTCTCAGTTTGATAGTCTAGAAGATCATCAGAAAGAAACCTTTCTTAAACGGGAGCTCTGGATAAAGGAGAACTATGAG GTTTACaaacaagaacaagaagaagaattgaagaaaaaattggcAAATGACCCAAGATGGAAGAGATACAGGAGATGGATGAAGAATGAAGGGCCTGGGCGGTTAACTTTTGTAGATGACTGA
- the Gng10 gene encoding guanine nucleotide-binding protein G(I)/G(S)/G(O) subunit gamma-10, which yields MSSGASVSALQRLVEQLKLEASVERIKVSQAAAELQQYCMQNACKDALLVGVPAGSNPFREPRSCILL from the exons ATGTCTTCCGGGGCCAGCGTGAGCGCCCTGCAGCGCCTGGTGGAGCAGCTCAAGCTGGAGGCCAGCGTGGAGAGGATCAAG GTCTCTCAGGCTGCGGCAGAGCTTCAGCAGTACTGCATGCAGAATGCCTGTAAGGATGCCCTGCTGGTTGGAGTTCCAGCTGGAAGCAACCCCTTCCGAGAGCCCAGATCCTGCATTTTACTCTGA